One part of the Treponema peruense genome encodes these proteins:
- the nrdR gene encoding transcriptional regulator NrdR: protein MRCPYCGSLDDKVIESRTMANGESIRRRRECLSCGYRFTSYERIEEKPFMVIKRDGRREPFDLEKLSKGIERALEKRPVSTGMIEQIVNEIEDQAYTKGKSTREISTTDLGELVLDRLHDVDKVAYIRFASVYKHFNDLDEFVNEVNRLEAKNSD from the coding sequence ATGCGTTGTCCATACTGCGGAAGCCTTGACGACAAGGTTATAGAGTCCAGAACAATGGCAAACGGCGAAAGCATAAGAAGAAGACGCGAATGTCTAAGCTGCGGATACCGTTTTACAAGCTACGAACGGATTGAAGAAAAACCATTTATGGTAATAAAGAGAGACGGCCGCAGGGAACCGTTTGATCTTGAAAAACTCTCGAAGGGAATAGAAAGAGCCCTTGAAAAACGTCCTGTTTCTACAGGAATGATTGAACAGATTGTAAATGAAATAGAAGACCAGGCTTATACAAAGGGCAAGTCTACGCGCGAAATTTCAACCACCGATCTGGGGGAACTTGTTCTTGACAGACTGCACGATGTAGACAAAGTCGCATACATAAGATTTGCAAGTGTTTACAAACATTTTAACGACCTGGATGAATTTGTAAATGAAGTAAACCGTCTTGAGGCAAAAAACAGTGACTAA